From Scatophagus argus isolate fScaArg1 chromosome 2, fScaArg1.pri, whole genome shotgun sequence:
AGAGAACAAGCAGCAGGGGGAGGCTGGCAGATATTTAGATAACATGAGCGCAGACTATGCCCAGATAGTCATGccagcagaaaatacaacctggTGTTGGCAATTGAACTGCTGGAATTTGCACCTCAGGGGAAGGGGGGGCTTCATCCGCCATGAACTCCCTCCCCTCAGGGCCTCTAGACCTCAGGTGAAGAGCTACTGACCTTTTAATCACAAGCTCTGTTTATGAGCTCTTTGATGTCTGCTGCTTCATGACTGGTGATTTAATGGAGCaagatcttttatttttgttctgagGGTTTTTGCAGAGGCTGCAAGGTGAAATTATGtatgacaggaaaacaaaaaaaatctatggTTGCCGAAGACTTGTAACACTGTCAGATGGTCTGTTCTGTTACTTAAGAAAAAGTATAATTTGAGCCCAAAGTCTTTCTTTCATCACGTACAGAAATATTTATGACATATCCGTTCCAATTTCGGCTCAAACTAACCCTTTATTAACGCAATAAAATTGACATTTTACAccaagaaagacaagaaagatgAGCGTTTGTTTTACACGCTGATTgtatatagacaaaacaaatcctttaaatgtacacatatatataaatatatatattaaataaaaattgatcTCATCAGCCCACATGGTTTAATTCTTGtaccacttttattttttttcccttgacaGGAACAAGTTAAggacacacatcacattttattgCATTGCCGATTTTTAGTAAACAAGTCACTGATGCGAAAGACAAATACAGATCAACATACAGTAAGAtgatttataaaaatattttaaaaaatagtaTAAAAATTTCCAATAATACTTGATtatacagtaaatactgtaaagGGCACATGTATGATTGGTTGACAAATGCTGCTTGACATTTAAGTGTATAAAATtaactgtttctgtgtctgGAATGGTTTAATCGCTAAACTTCTTCTGCCATAGTCATCATTCATGagtcacattcacacaattTTGGACTGAAGGCTCAActtattcctctcctccaaaCTACTGCAGGGAAGCAATTAGTCACACCGTTTGGCCTTTCTGACCACTGGGCGTGTTCCAACAGCGGAGGGGGGTGGACCCAAATTAAATGTTTCACCAGCAATAAGAAGGCTGAGAGAGgaatgtgttgcatgtgtgtgtgggggaagCCAAAGTTTCAGACTTTTTAGACTTTGGCTTTCTTAATGGGGGGGTCATTAGCAGGGATGCGAGGACAAACAGCTGCTGGAGTGTAGGGGATTCTCGTTGTGGTCACTTTCTTACCGATGGTCTCGatctgcagacagaaaaagcagcCAAATTACAAAAGCTGAATGGCAGTTGTTCTCAGTttacaaaaatattcatttaggTTTTAATACGAGatgtgtacagtgtgttttcCGTTTGCTCACCTGGAAGCCGATGTTCTGGAGGTGAGGGTGGAGGTGGTCAAGCACCCTGCGACCATCAAATATAAAGGCCGGCTTCAACATCTTCGTGTAAATCTTTTCATAGTCCAGTTCCTATGGTGGAATTAGAGGGGTATAACTTAAAGGGttttttatttatccctgaCATGAAGGAATTTAAAggagagtggaaaaaaatgtgctaCCTTGAACATGTCCCACTCAGTGCAGATGACCAGTGCATGAGCACTCTGGCAGGCCTCATAAGGATCTGAGGACACAGTCACCAGCTCCGACACttaggagagaaaaaaacaagtcgGTCAGTGAAGAGTCAGAAGCTCTCATCTCAGCAAGTGTTCGCTGCAGCTTAACATTCAAGAGAAACATGAGCCAAGTGTTTGATTTCAAATTTTGCAAAAGCAGTCAAAACTGACTGGGGAAAAACTGGGAAATAATTGGGCTTCTTTAAATGTGGCAACACTGAATGTGCCACATGTTCAACATGAACAACTTCTATCCACAGCTGCAACTAACTTtgtcagaaaacagtaaagtttATAGACAGCTTAGAAAACCAGCAAACATTCACCATTTAAGGAGCTGGacagtgtttttatcttttGGTATTTTCcctaaaaataatttcattgttaattatcaaaacaatttaattattttttaaaaactttgcCAGCTTTTCGAGCTTTACAACCTGCATTGTGAACCTtggtacatgtacacacacacacacacacctctttcaGGGTTGTCCTCTGAGATGCTGGGCTGAGAGAGGTCATAAATGATTTGTTCCTTAAGAACTTTTGGGTCATAGATGAACAGCTTGGCTCCCTCGTCCATCAGATATTTAGAGATGTAGATACTGGACGACTCCCTGAAATCGTGACACAAACATACTAAGCTCATCTCTAATCAAGGCCATAGTTCACCTCAGTATGTCCAAAGGTGACAAACAATGACACTGCAAGTTCTCTATGCACAAAGACCATACTCAGTGGTTCAAAGAGCTTGAGGCTTCTTGTGCAGAATGGTGCCAGTATGATGGTTAACATAAAgttgatgaaaacaaatataaaagaCATGTTTTTACAGCTGTGTTTAAATGAACAACATCAAATGAGACCAACCTTGTGTCACCAGTGTCTTTTTTGAAGGAGAAGCCCAACAGAGCAATCTTTTTACCAGTGACAGTATTGAAGAGGCAGTCAATAATCCTGCAGGCAAACCGCCGCCTTTGGTACTCGTTCATGTCTATAACCTGACGAAATGACAAACAGAGATCGAGAGCCAGGTGAATATGGTGAGCGGTAGACCCTCACAGGGAGAGAACAACGAGTTGCTATGCGGTCACTCACCTGCTGCCAGTAGGAGGCTACCTCGGGCAGGTTCAGGGCCTCACACAGGTACACCAAATTCAGCACGTCCTTCTGGAAACAGCTTCCACCAAAACCTGACCAGGGTGTCAGAGAAGCACAGAGACTGAAGGCAACAGTTCAAGTGTGTTTTAACTGATGTAAAATCTACACAAAGGCTCACTCCAAACATCTTTGGGATGCGTTTCGTACCTACGCTGGCTTTGAGAAACTTGCTGCCTATTCTCTGGTCCATACCAATTGCCTTGGCTACCTCCTCCACATCGGCCCCGGTGGCCTCGCACAGAGCGCTGATACTGTTGATGCTGCTGATTCGCTGTGCCAGGAATGCATTGGCtgcctacacaaacacacaccatatttttctgtgaaagaCAGTATTCAAGACATCTACAAAACAGTAAAGATAACTCAAAGGAAACAATAAGACGTGATGTGTTGTGATTAGTTGTTCAAGGGAAAAGGAACTGCCAACTATTCTGGTAACCAATCATTTCAGTCCTTCTTtaatcacacaaacatttgctggttcaaGTTTCTCAAATATCAGTTTGAtactttttatcattatttatgGACTATAGCACAACAGTCAATATATGGATATCATTATTTGCAGGCCTTGaaagtatgattttttttaaacataaatgcaGAAGATCAAAACAATCTTAATACTCTCGCCTTAGATTTTTGAATGAATTGTGTCCAAGATAAATAGTGCATGGGACATTTTACAGCGTAATTATCGACTTGTCAATGAACCAGTGCTGATatactgtttccacaaagtttcCAAACcattttaaacatcaaattCAAGGACTTTTCAAAGGTTTTCCAGTCCCAGTTCCCTCAGACTGAGCGTGGCAGCAAGTCTGAGACACGGATCAAGGTTAATTACTGTTACAACACTGAAAAGTTTTATAATGAGAACTAGTTTCACAGAAGATCACAGACAATAATTAAAAAGATAGAAAGGCTTGAATGAGTGAGCATTTCTCAATTGTGCTCTGTTAAAGAAAAGCCCAtctttgtaaatgtgtaaatgttcTCACGTGCTCGTCGTAACCTGCAACATCTGACTTGGATCACATTTTTGGATATTGTTGTATGATGCAGGCTATGTAAGATCTCCCTTATTTTTACCTCAGCAGTCCactaaaatctgtttttggGAAAATCTGAGGCCAGAAATGAGCAGTTGCAGAATTGTTACTCATATTCGATCCACGAGACCTAATATAAAAGTTTGTTCTGATTTGTTTGTAAGGCATGGACACTACTGCACTGCTGGTGTTTTGATTTAACAAGGCCATGTTAACTGGTGATTTTTGGCCAAATGCGTCCGTGGTTGCGATAGATGTGTGGTGGTTACTGGTAGTTATTTACAGCTATGACAACTGTTGAAATTATGAACAACAGAAATTGCTCCTAAATgtacattaataaaataattagtaATTAGTTAATAACAATAAGTGAATAACCGTCCAGTACCGCTGGTGCCTGTTTGCAAGATTAGCGATGTTTAAGCAACCAGTCCACTAATCGTGTACATCTCTAGCATAGACATCTTTATTaaacaacactgttgtttcttcacattgtGTTGATAACATCAGCTCACTGTTTTCAAGTGTTTGAAGCTAAAATTCTGGCCATATCTTGCAAAGTGCACCTTTAAAGCATCATTTTATTGGCCTGTGATATTGGCTGAAATGTTCACTTCTGGCCAATGCCAACATTCCACTTTAAACCTTTATGAGCCATTTCCAAATACATGCCAATATCATCATGCATCTCCAGTTGGCAGAGCTCTGTCATGGACTGTTGGTTAGATTAAACAAGCAATTTAAATATGTGATCATGAAATTTTATAAACTGTGAACTaattttcttatattttattaccttttataataaaacaattcattaattaaataataatcggtaaattaatttaaaatgaaacgatgaaaataattacactCACCAGTTTGGAAAGCTCGGACGACCATGTGTTGGTGGTGATAATTCGTGCTTTGGGTACCCAGTGTTCGTAGACGGCACACAGTGCTCTGATTGCTCTTTGACCTTCAGGTGTTTCATCTCCACCAATCAGGACGCGATCTGGCTCCTTCAGGTCCCGCACTGCGGTTCCCTCTGCAAGGAACTCTGGGTTGGACAGCACCTGAAGCAACAGCATGACTTCAGAAACTTGCAATAAAACAGATAACAGAGTTTCATTCTTAGACAGTGATACACACTTGTAGGTTGAGGCTGGGCTTGGTGTTGGCATCAAATATTCGTCTAATGCTCTCAGCAGCTCGAACCGGGACTGTGCTCTTTTCTGTGACAATCTTGTAGCCATCAGACACCTCCACGATGCGCCGAGCACAGGCCTCAATGAACTTAAGGTCAGCAGCACGACCCTTGCCCATTCCATAGGTCTTGGTTGGGGTGTTCACCTATGGAGCAAATATAACTGTTCTAATGAACTTATGCCatgaatttatttctttatatggTCAAACAGCAGGAACTGCgtgtcagtatgtgtgtgtgtaactgatGGACTCACAGATATAAAGACAAGGTCTGCATCCCTGATGGCTGAGTCTATGTCtgtagagaaaaacaaatttctccCTCTGCATGATTCAACCACCTCTTTCAGACCCggctggaaaaacaagacaggGTGGGTGTGTCAGGGAATGCATACGTTTCACAAATGTAACGCACGCACGTTCAACATGACAGGCCGTGATTAACCCTTTAACACTGGCTGGAATGACGTAACTCCTTGTGGTTAGGGTTGACGAAAAGAAGTTGCAACATGGAGCAGTCTGGAACTAATTAGTGCTTCCTTCAGCCCATGAAGGAGTATTGCTCAGAGGGTTGCCTAGCTACATCTTTTGTTTAGACACTATTATTGAATTGACCTAAACAAACTGACCACTCCTTTTTGTGGATCTCGAAGGTGAAATAAGAatgtagggggaaaaaaacactatgATTCTAGTTAGAAGTTAATcagaaataatacaaataacCCCGCTCTAATACTTTAAGCTTGCTTTCTTTGAATAAGGACACAGATATTACCTCATATATGGGCAGAGTGTCTGAGTTCCAGGCTTTGATGCGAGACTCGTTGATATCCACAACGGTCACTGTGATCTCTGGACACATGTGGGCAATCACACTGCATGTTGGGCCTCCTACATACCCAGCACCAATGCAACAAATCCTCTTTATCTGAAACATCTGCAAAATGTAGAAAGAAAGAATGGGGAAACCCTCCTCCCCACACACAAAGCATTAGAGAGTGGACCAACTGGAGGAACAACTGTGACCAACATACATACTGAGTAGGACATTCTTACAACTTAAAATTCTTGTCATTGCCTTAAGGTAAGAAAATTATGTAACAATGACACTGCTACTTGATTACTTTAAACCTTATTTGACTTTTCTGTAATGACAGTTATCAGCCAAATTATATAACTGATACAGATATATCTGCAGTACTCCAGTATCAGCTGATGCATCAGCCTGACTGACTTATTGGTCTACCTCTGCTCTGAATATACTGCCCTGTGCAGATAAACTCTACATTAAAACTTTTCCCATCCATCAGTCCTAATATTTGATGATTCTAAAAACTCAACTTTAACGGCATAACTTACATTTTCTGATTTGCTTCCATTAGAGTTAGTCTGGTTTCTTGACATTGTAAACCAGTCCACTTGCAAAGACCTTAAACCTCATTGAAAAATAGTTGGAATCTAGTTTGATCATCAATGAATTGTTTTATTCGTTTTTCAAGAACAAATGCCAGACTTTTACTTGCATCATCTTCTCAATTATGAAGATTTGATGCCTCTCTGAGACTTAACATTAGCTTTAGGTTTTTATTTGAATAGTTCTGATTGGCTTTTGGTTGTGAAAACAACTGGCAGCTTAAgggataaagaaaataatctgtggCTTTCAGTGCATTTCCAAAGATCTGGCCACATATATCATGGTGCTGtaaagtgtatttaaaatgtcactttaaaaatgttatcTCGAGTGTTTTTACTACGACAAGCAAAACTCTTTTCAAAAAAGTTTggtttctctctcacactttATCTTCTGAATCATCTACATCATCTTGATCTGGTCTTCTCATGCAATGAGTCACCAATTCAGCAGGGTTACACTACCAGTCGCACCGTTATACCCTGGTAAGAAATAAAGAGCCTTTCATTGCAACTGAGCCACGTCCAACCTTAGCGGAGATGAAAAGCGACCCTTTATCCCAGATACCTTTCAGCTAGTTCACGTTAGCTGTGCTAAGTTTGTCAGGTAAGGTTACACATTAACAGGACCGTAACAACACTAGATTACCTCTTCACACTCTTCTACTCTTCCCACTAAGTGAGCGGGctaaacacaagaaagaaacgGAATGGATGTCTATGTTTGAATGGATGTTTGATAGTCTATCTAGCTAGCAACGGTTAGCTAATGTTACATTACCTCTGCCAACTCGACAGCCACTGAACTCCGGGAATGCGCAGATAATGTTAGCTCTTCTGTTAAATGTGTCTTGTCGAAACAGTCGTCGCTTCCTGAGCCGCTACGATAACTTAGAAATATCTTAAACTAACAATTAAACCAGTTCTCGACGAACAGACTCGCATCAACAGCGTTTCTCTTAGAACTTTTTCTAGAGTACCTCTACCTAAATAGAGGCACTTCTCCCAAGGTACCGTCCCATTCTTCATGACATCAAGCAGCGGGGGACATGCTTCCGGTGTGATATTTTCACAGTAAAGGCACCACACACGTCATTTGGTGTCCTCGTTAATGTACTGTGCATGGAGCCTTTCCCGGTTTACAGAGtgtacaaaagtaaaaacaaaaaaaaaaacagaagtggtCTTTCTAACTatcaaaatgtgtaaatataatCAGGAAAGCGTACTCAAAGTATTAAAATCAAAAGTACTAACTGCAGAAAAATGATCCCATGTGACAGTTAAACTATTATATATCATTAGATTATTTTTCCTGATGCATTAATGCACAAGAATTTGTAGCTGGTTGAGGTGAagctcatttctgttttgtatcagcctgattattttcactgtgaaaacaaagttttaGCCCCAAGTGATGCCTTTGCAATGATTGTTTTGTCCAATCGATAGTACAAAATTATAAACTATCCaggataaattaaaataaataaatggaaaagcaGCACGTCaccacatttgagaagctggaaccatgaaatgttgttgttaaCAAAATGATTGTCCAAACAGTTGCCAATTAATCTTATATCAACCGACTAACTGTTTCATTGGCTTATCTGTTAAATTGTACTTACTGCAAGGTAGTAatttataacaaaatatttttgtgagctcttttcatgttttctatGCAAAAATCTGAGTGCATGATACCATAATTTTTTGTTCTAAAATTTGCCTCTTAAAATGTTCTGCTCTTATGGAAAATTGTACTCATATATTCTTAGATACTTGTGTCAAAATGCTTTGCCTTCAGTGGAGTTAAAAAGCATTGGCAGAGATAGTAGGAGCTGAATATTTTCCCAAGTTTGTGGGAGAGTCTTTTATTAGATAATAGAGTACAAGTAAGCCTAATAGCAGACCATAAACAAAGGCCTCAATGGCACTAACTCATTAAGATAATTAGGTTTCACTGTGTTTAAGTCGTAAAGACAAAATGCGTCTGTCTGCAGGAACTTGTTTAAAATGTCGTCTTCATTCTTGTGAGAAATCAGTTTACTATACTGGTGTATCACACTTTTAAAGactactttttaaaattctgaatAAATGTTTTGGATTAGGGAAGacatacaataaaaacagaaagaattgacatgtaaaataatttttaaattatatgtttaaataataacaattaaataaaaaattgaaatgttttccattaaATAAGTGCTTAACATCAACAGATCAGGCTCAAAGTTGGTCTGTTGTTATGGAAGTTTGTGTAATCTAAAGACAAGAATAAACTTTGTGTGGAAATCAACTgcagttcaaaaataaaaattcacactttaattatattttacacCAGTACCTTTTCTTGTTGCTGCTTTATTCTAATGTATAACACAGTAAGAAGAGaccacacatttttttaaagggtTTAGTTATTGCGTAAGTGTTTGAAATTGACATGTCACCATGTCACTTGAACACAACATCTTCTAAACGTACTGCAGCATTTtacaaaaaagcacacaaatgtAAACTTAAACCAGAGCGGGTGGCTAATACAAAAcctgacaaaaatataaaatttaacATTAACTGTGCTTAAAACTCATTTTGGACACACCAAACAGTACCAAACTCATAACTTCTAAAGTAACATACAACCCAAAGACATTCTGCGGGTGGTATGTTATAttacaaatgttatttttgaaatgGTATAGTTTTATTAGGAGGGCTCCATGGTGGAGGTGGACTGTCTCTGAGTATCGCCCGTATTCgctgttcttctttttgtctcttccaCTCTAAATCTTTCCGGGCCtgtttgaaaaaggaaaaccagTAACAACAGATACAAACTCTTCAAGATGCTTTCACTATAAACACTTATTTTCTTCtcagaaaacttaaaaacaaatagTTGTACTTACAAGCCAGTTTTCATACATCTCTAAAGacattttatctctctcttccttcatgTATCGCTCctcttctgctttgttttttcttgctttgcGCTCCATTGTGACTTTTTCATTCACAacatctttcttcttttcacacCTTCATCATTTCAAGAGAAAAAAGTAACAACAGTTTTAGATGAGAGTTAGTTCACTGTTTAAAGATTTTGTGATGGAGATATAGGTGCTGAAACACGGTTAAACGTTCAATTGGGACTACCATCTAGAGGCAGATAACTTGAACAGCTCTGTTAGATGTTGAACAAACTGTTGAGCAGATATTTGAAACACAAAACgtgaaaatgtgtgcatttcacTTCAAAATCATAAGTTAATACTGAAATACAGTGAGACAATTTTATGAAGCAATGTACACAAATATGTGTCCAGTGCTGCCCTCTAGCCTCTAAAGATAATACTGTTCTATACAGGTACCATGAATCTCCTTTTAGATTAAATTAGAtctgactgttttctttgttttaatttgtttttttttcctcagacaCGCCAGATGTGCACAAGCAGGCAAAAGcggaaaagaaaggaaaaaaagaaaaaagtaaaatgaaattactGGGAAAATCTCTGATCCTGCTTTCAATTTCAATAATTGAAATCAAATTCTCATTTAGATCAAATTTcaatttagaaataaaattatGACACCTGAGGGGTTAATAAGTGTAAGGAAAGGAAAATTTAAGTTAAGGAAAGTTAGGGAAAAACTCAGCGATTTATACTCACCAGTTAGAAAAGGCAGatttgctgtctttctttctttcttcctccttttcttgcttttttgcCTGAAGTTTACTTTCAGCTTCTCTTCGTTTTCTGTACTTTTCTTCGAGTAAATGATCATTCTCACGTTTCCATCTTTCAAACACCTGTAAAGGTTTATATCACTGTTTAACATTACATCCTCCCACAGCGAAGCGCTTATTGTATCTTTCTGAATGATGCATCGGTATACCTGTTGAGCagattgtcttttttcttccttctcttcaactgctctttgctcttttctgatcatatcttgcttttctttggcttttgCTTTGAGACTCTCcgctttcttttctttccaagCCTCGTATGATGCAACGGCATCTTCCTTTTTAGCTTCTTCTTCCTATTTGTTTTAAAGGCAAGATGACAAACAGCACATATGTTAAATCAAcagacattttctcatttactgcatttcaaatttgcataaaatattgttcacccttttctttttttctttcaggatttcctctttcttcttcagcttcatGTTCTCTcttgacttttccttttttttctgaagccaTTCCTGTTTGGAGCACATGTAAGCAAGCAGGGATTTTAGTTGACTGAGGACGCTCTGTCTGATACTCTGAAGACCTCTAATTACgtgcttttatttaagtaagCAAGGTttaaaatgcatgacttttactttatttccatGGCGTAGCatttatacttttacttaagtaaagggCAGCAATACTTCTTTCACCACTGCTAACCTCcctttaaatgttttacttcATTACATCAATACAAAGTTTGAAGTCCAAATTTGCTGTTCCTAATACCTGATAATAATGCCATACATTTTAACTATAATATTGTAACACAGAACATTATAAATTGGGCATTTAACAGGGTGGCAGAAGTCACATTCTAATTATATTAAGTATATTCGAtgtatgttgttgttatgttatgttatgtttacaTGCTTAAATTAATATCAGAGTCTGAATCAACAAGCATTGAAGGGTTTAGTGCTCCTGTAGCTAGTGCTTAGGAGAACCGCGCATCCAGCagagaacacagaacacagaacacagggAAACCACTGTCAGGTTCTTTAACTGGAGAAATGGTGCTTTCCTCCACTCAGCTGTTTACATCCTGCAtgacacaacacagacaacacaggcACTTTATCACACTAACCTGataaacagcagctctgagtgAATCTGCTGCTTGTGGCTGAGACTCCTGTAGAGAGATTTTACCATCCAGAACTTTGAGAGATCCCAAATACTTTGATTCCACTTTCCTGGAGCACACACTCTGAGGTCTGTGAGAGGTCTTCGAGTGAGAGCTTGATGTcctaatttaaataaaataattggaaattgtgatgagcatttttcagttttctgacaCGTTATAGACTAAATGAGTAATTTAATTATCATGAATCGATGAGATGAAAACTGCAGCCTTATTTACCAACCTAGTCTCAAATGATTTTTCATGGACTCGAGAGTGTTGATCTGAGTGATCTCCCGAGTCttgctgaaagaaaacattacacacatttactaagattaaaaataatgaaaaaaagaggCAGAGCATATCTAACATGAGACTAATTAGCACAGTCACTCCTGATAGGAACGACTTACATTAAACTCTTCAAATGATGTGGAGTACTTTCTCCCCTGCTCTTTGCTGTCATCAGAAATAAAGCCatctaaaacaataaattaaataataagaggattaaagaattaaaaatagaataaaacaacatgtttatgGTACTGAACATGCCAGTTGTTACCTCTGGATCCAGAATCAATTGTGGACTTGGTGAAGAGCTGTGACTGTTCGCTTTTGCTTACAGAGAGTTCGCTGAGGCTACGTGAAACTGCGTGACCTTCATCTGTCCACTGCATGATGAAACAACGTAACACACATGTGCTCCAATCAGAGAACGTTTCTTTGAATACAcaagcacagagacacatgtgGGCTGCAGCTTCTTACAGTGATGTTGCTGGATGTGTCAGTGGAGAGGGGTATGGATGCAGATGATGTCTGAGGCCTGCTGAGATCCTGAGATTCAGCGTCTTCAGCTATCTTCTCTGCAGTGTGAAGGTTCAGTCCAAGAGTCCTTTGCCTGGGTTTCGGTCTGGGTGGCTCCCTCTCGCTGGCACCATCTAAATGATAAGAGGTAATTAGTAACATGGAATGTGCCTGTTTTGACTTGtacatgaaacactgaaaactgaccTGCTGAGGATGTGTGTTTGAGTTCAGTTGCTGTTAACTGTAGAGTATGGGAGCTTTCTTCCAGAACAGCATTATTCTTATCTTCAGCACCAGGGGGTTCCATAACACGGTTGTCAGATGGCAAAGGTAAAGGCATTTCCAGGAAAGTATCTTCTGATGTTTGGTATGACAGAGATTTACTTGTGCTCTCTCCCCCattactgtttttaaattgcGTGTTATCCTGACTGACATTTGTGGAGTGCTGTGAGGAAAATGAGTTATTATAATCACTGTGGTGACTGACAGAAGAATCAGGCGGTTCGTTTTCACGTGATTCTGATGCTGTGGTGTCTTCCGAGGGAAAGCTGATTCTTTGGGTTTTCAGAAATGAAACTCTCTTTGTTCTACTATGTTTGCCTTCATCGTCAGAAATCTCAAAGTTGTTGACTTTTGCTTTACTCTTCCCAGCCTTAAATGCGCTGGCCTTCTTTTTTCTTGATTTGAGGAGTTCATtcaaaaaatctgtgaaaacagaaagtgacaAGTAACTGACAATATAGAACTGAAAATTAAACTGCATCTGCATCACATCACGGACTATAAGGACACCACAGCAGAGATCACCAACACAACCATCACCCTGCCTCAAAAGCTCAACCAATTTTATGCCTGCTTTGAGACCTCcaacagcacatacacacacctacagacTGTTAAATAGTTGAAGCACTTACTGGCGCCAACATCACCCTGGATAGCCCTCCtccacacgcccacacacacacacacacacactactatACTGCAACCAAACTACATCTAAAGTGTGTCTTACATAGACTCCACAAGACCATAAATGTGCACTGCTGTCTATTGCACTATTATACGCCACCCTACATTATACTTACCACTGGAACCACTGGTAGTACACATTCTGCACCACACTGCCTTCTCTTGTACATATCATGTAAGTATCTTAAATTATtctatttgttttactttaattttctaCCTCTAGCGGCATTCACATtggaaagcaaaggaagaattTCATTGTGCAAAGAACTTGTTTctttactgtgcatatgacaataaatgctttgaatcttgaatcatCACTGGACACGGATATGCGTAATACACACCATTATTACAATGTAAACAAAGGCACCAAGGGAGCAAACATCTCGTGTGCAGTCTGATCTAGCAAGATATTTTGATGTCCTGCTACCTTACCA
This genomic window contains:
- the ugdh gene encoding UDP-glucose 6-dehydrogenase, which produces MFQIKRICCIGAGYVGGPTCSVIAHMCPEITVTVVDINESRIKAWNSDTLPIYEPGLKEVVESCRGRNLFFSTDIDSAIRDADLVFISVNTPTKTYGMGKGRAADLKFIEACARRIVEVSDGYKIVTEKSTVPVRAAESIRRIFDANTKPSLNLQVLSNPEFLAEGTAVRDLKEPDRVLIGGDETPEGQRAIRALCAVYEHWVPKARIITTNTWSSELSKLAANAFLAQRISSINSISALCEATGADVEEVAKAIGMDQRIGSKFLKASVGFGGSCFQKDVLNLVYLCEALNLPEVASYWQQVIDMNEYQRRRFACRIIDCLFNTVTGKKIALLGFSFKKDTGDTRESSSIYISKYLMDEGAKLFIYDPKVLKEQIIYDLSQPSISEDNPERVSELVTVSSDPYEACQSAHALVICTEWDMFKELDYEKIYTKMLKPAFIFDGRRVLDHLHPHLQNIGFQIETIGKKVTTTRIPYTPAAVCPRIPANDPPIKKAKV
- the map9 gene encoding microtubule-associated protein 9, whose amino-acid sequence is MTNQDFMTLAYTKSPKTSRRTTFQDELQAAISARASKTKTDHYSYSDDFNEDEDDFLNELLKSRKKKASAFKAGKSKAKVNNFEISDDEGKHSRTKRVSFLKTQRISFPSEDTTASESRENEPPDSSVSHHSDYNNSFSSQHSTNVSQDNTQFKNSNGGESTSKSLSYQTSEDTFLEMPLPLPSDNRVMEPPGAEDKNNAVLEESSHTLQLTATELKHTSSADGASEREPPRPKPRQRTLGLNLHTAEKIAEDAESQDLSRPQTSSASIPLSTDTSSNITWTDEGHAVSRSLSELSVSKSEQSQLFTKSTIDSGSRDGFISDDSKEQGRKYSTSFEEFNQDSGDHSDQHSRVHEKSFETRTSSSHSKTSHRPQSVCSRKVESKYLGSLKVLDGKISLQESQPQAADSLRAAVYQEWLQKKKEKSRENMKLKKKEEILKEKKKREEEAKKEDAVASYEAWKEKKAESLKAKAKEKQDMIRKEQRAVEEKEEKRQSAQQVFERWKRENDHLLEEKYRKRREAESKLQAKKQEKEEERKKDSKSAFSNWCEKKKDVVNEKVTMERKARKNKAEEERYMKEERDKMSLEMYENWLARKDLEWKRQKEEQRIRAILRDSPPPPWSPPNKTIPFQK